Part of the Arvicola amphibius chromosome 17, mArvAmp1.2, whole genome shotgun sequence genome is shown below.
ATTATGGGGGAtcagtcttccttcttcccactaGGACCACAGGAATGGTGTTTACCTGTGCGGTGAAGAAGGCTGGAGTGAGGGATCCTGAGGGGAGGGCTGGGCTGTTGAGGGCGATGGAGCCGATGTCGGTGCCCGAGAGCAACAGTTGAGGTGCAGAGATTTCCAAGCCTTTGGGTTTTTTGCCTTTTGGGGGAAGAGATGGAGACTTGGTTTTGGAGCCCGATGACAGATTTAAGGGTTCCAGAGAATCCGAGTCATGGCAGGCCGCCTCGAGGAAGAGGCTTCTGTGTTCAGAAGGGAGGGGCGAGTTGGGGGACAGGGATGGGGACCGAGATGAGGAGGGTGACGCAGACGACACGCTGGCCGCATTTGGCAACATTAAAGAGGAGATCTTGGCTGAGACAGATGAGGCCAGGAAAGCGGATGCTGCCGCGGCCTCGGATGTGGAAGGCAGGGACACCACGGGTCTGGTGATGTGCTTGTCGGTTTTATTGGTCACAAACCTGatcacagtcctgacttcttccACAGGGGGGCTGTCATCACACGGCTCCTCCAGTTTCTCTGTCTTGATAGCCTTGAAGGCCTCAGGAGGGTTCTGCAGGGAGTTGATGGTGAAGGACGAATACAGGCCCGAGTGGAGGTACTCGTTGCGGCTCGTGCTTTTCAGGGCAGACAAGCCCTGCTTGTGGACCTCTCGGCCTTCAGGGGACACCTTACAGTCGCTGTCCTGCAGCAGGAGGCTCTCCCGGCTGATCTCCACCGCATGGGGATCCATTTTGAGGATGTCCGGGAAAGAGACGAACTTGTACACAAACTTCTGCCCGATCACCTTCTTGATAATGTTCTGCGAATACAAAAGCGGACATTTGAAACGGGTGAGCCAGAGACCAGGAAGGAGGGTGCCCTGGAATTGATGAAAGGAGGGCAGAAGGGCCAAAATATCCCCGACGTCCACAGGGTGGCTCAGAGGAATGACGTCAGAGCCCGAAGGCTCACACTTTTGCGCCCTGGTCCCGCTGCCCGGGAATGATATGCTCTCCCGTCTTTGGCAACGTTCTCCTCCGTATAAACAATACAGATCATATTGCGATCATATTGCGATAGCGAGAGCTACCACTGAGCTAGCACATACCGTGTGGCTGAGATGACTCACACCTTAGCTCACAGAACTGGCACAGTAATCCTACAAGCAGGTTTTGCCATTCTTGTTTTACAGTCGGGAaagagagctgggggaggggagacggCCCCGGTGAATAAGCAGCCAGCACGAGGGCTGGATTTCAGGTCCCACGAAAAAGCTGGCCAGGTGCGGTGGCCAGCCAGCACTTTGGGATACAGAGGCTTTCTAGCACAAGCTGGCTAGCTCCACGTTCAGCCAAGACTTCCTGCCTCACTAGGTAGGGTGGGGGAATAACCAAAAAGAAGACATCTGAGGTCAACTTTGGGTCTACACACACTTGAATGTGCACGCACCCACATACCATGTATGCCCAGGCATGCGCGCACGCCACAGACACATGCGAAAACCAAAGGTTCTGAGAACTGGAAAATAAACTTCTAGAGCTACAGTGACTCATACAGCAAGGGTGTGCTCCCTTCACCCCAGGACAGCACTGCCTTACCTGCGGCTGGGAACCAAGAGAGCACAATGAAATCATAGCAGGGAAGGATTCTGCTGCAGAGCATTGGAGAAATGTACATTAGCGCTACCCAGCAACCCAACATTTTCTCCAGTTGGGCAGCCGTTTCTGGCAAGAAAGCCGCTCGAGGGGGAACAAATTGCCTGCTTGGATATTTATGGCATTCATTTCGTGTTCTTAGTTGCCAGTGTCTGCGTCTGGCTCTTCAGTTAGGGGCCCCATTCCTCTAACATTAGGATGTAAATGAAAGATGAAAATCACTGTCAAGGCAAAAGTTTTCTCAGCCCGTGA
Proteins encoded:
- the Elk3 gene encoding ETS domain-containing protein Elk-3, producing the protein MESAITLWQFLLHLLLDQKHEHLICWTSNDGEFKLLKAEEVAKLWGLRKNKTNMNYDKLSRALRYYYDKNIIKKVIGQKFVYKFVSFPDILKMDPHAVEISRESLLLQDSDCKVSPEGREVHKQGLSALKSTSRNEYLHSGLYSSFTINSLQNPPEAFKAIKTEKLEEPCDDSPPVEEVRTVIRFVTNKTDKHITRPVVSLPSTSEAAAASAFLASSVSAKISSLMLPNAASVSSASPSSSRSPSLSPNSPLPSEHRSLFLEAACHDSDSLEPLNLSSGSKTKSPSLPPKGKKPKGLEISAPQLLLSGTDIGSIALNSPALPSGSLTPAFFTAQTPNGLLLTPSPLLSSVHFWSSLSPVAPLSPARLQGPNTLFQFPTLLNGHMPVPLPSLDRAPSPVLLSSSSQKS